From Pseudanabaena sp. PCC 6802, one genomic window encodes:
- the rplI gene encoding 50S ribosomal protein L9, whose protein sequence is MSKSDVQVMLTKEVKKLGKIGDLVGVAPGYAQNYLIPKGFAVRATPGVVQEVERRKEAERQRLLAIRQEAESKKVALSTIGGFIIKKAVGEGNSIFGTVTDREVAQLIAQKAMMEIDRRDISVPDIKKIGNYDIDIKLHAEVTATIKLEVVPE, encoded by the coding sequence ATGTCAAAGAGCGATGTTCAGGTAATGCTGACCAAGGAAGTGAAAAAACTAGGAAAAATAGGAGATTTAGTAGGTGTTGCGCCTGGCTACGCCCAAAACTACCTGATTCCTAAAGGATTCGCCGTACGCGCTACACCAGGAGTAGTTCAAGAAGTAGAACGACGCAAGGAAGCAGAGCGCCAACGCTTACTTGCTATCCGCCAGGAAGCAGAAAGCAAAAAAGTGGCACTAAGCACGATTGGCGGCTTTATCATCAAAAAGGCGGTGGGCGAAGGCAATAGCATTTTCGGTACCGTTACCGATCGCGAAGTAGCGCAACTGATCGCCCAAAAAGCCATGATGGAAATCGATCGCCGCGATATTTCCGTACCTGATATCAAAAAGATCGGTAACTATGACATTGACATCAAGTTGCATGCTGAGGTGACTGCCACGATTAAGCTAGAAGTCGTACCGGAATAA
- a CDS encoding replicative DNA helicase has protein sequence MANEFEGVGDRLPPQNIEAEEAILGGVLLDPEAISRVIDLLQPEMFYVVAHQEIFRACLQLHGQSNPTDMMSVTTWLSDRELLEKVGGQSKIVQLCDRTVSAINVDYYAQLVAEKYMRRRLAEAGRETVNISYDTSVELPQALDLAEQKIFAVTQSRAQQGLTLAGDILTKTFQELENRYNLSTSGTNYPGLATGFYDLDSMTQGFQRSDLIIIAGRPSMGKCLVADSEIVLADGSIARIADLYHRRQAELFTLKPNWRFGLTQPSAYVDDGIKPAFRVTTRLGRCIASTLTHPYLTINGWRALSDLRSGDKIAVPRRLAIFGQERLRECEVKLLGYLLGDGCLTDTTPEFTNTNPLLLQDFTNAVREFAKLKVRLDESNSTRATSLCVSVDLRGQPNYLTIWLRKLGLWGKNSHAKFVPEIIFKLERSQLALFLNRLFATDGWACVLASGQSQLGYASVSEKLARQIQHLLLRFGIVARLKKRAVKYKSQLNQAWQLDITDAISIKTFISEIGIFGKEANLEKVQDALGDRKYQTNCDLIPIGIWEQIAVAKGKESWINLARRAGIRGESNIHVGVRAPTRDRLLTLAMALENDELQNLAVSDIYWDEIVEIEPVGMKQVYDLTIPETHNFVANDICVHNTAFSLATAYKMASLHKLPVAIFSLEMSKEQLVYRLLANASKIDSSRLRSGQISEHEWGTIANAIGTLSDLPIFIDDAANPSIMELRSKARRLQSEKGGALGLILIDYLQLMEGSGSDNRVQELSRITRSLKGLARELQVPVIALSQLSRGVEARTNKRPMLSDLRESGCVSGDTLIALADSSARVPIRDLVDRSGFAVWAIDETSLKLEKAIVSKAFCTGIKPVYTLTTRLGRNVKATGNHRFLTIHGWKRLDELQLGDRLALPRHIPSSTLQLMSDSELALLGHLIGDGCTLPRHSIQYTTKEHDLAEIVQNLAIQVFGDAIEPRIKFERNWYQVYLSASYHLTHNVKNPIAKWLENLGVFGLRSHEKFVPSQVFEQPQEAIAIFLRHLWSTDGCIRLSKNRNYFSIYYSSSSARLASDVQSLLLHLGINARIGILSQKDKGRDQYQVAISGKTDASKFIDLIGAVGKYKQASLQEISNYIRSKFENTNRDVIPNDIWQIYAIPAMQNNNLTQRQMQAQLGNAYCGTSLYRQNTSRERATRLAEVVKSEAIARLATSDIYWDEILSIEPDGEEAVYDLTVERLHNFIGNNIVLHNSIEQDADLVINLYRDEYYNPDSADRGVAEVIIAKHRNGPVGTVKLLFEPRFTWFENMATSTQR, from the coding sequence ATGGCCAATGAGTTTGAAGGAGTAGGCGATCGCCTGCCACCTCAGAATATTGAAGCGGAAGAGGCAATTCTGGGGGGTGTCCTGCTCGATCCAGAAGCCATCAGTCGCGTGATCGACCTGTTGCAGCCCGAAATGTTTTACGTCGTGGCGCATCAGGAAATTTTTCGCGCCTGCCTGCAACTGCACGGTCAGTCCAATCCGACGGACATGATGAGCGTTACCACCTGGTTGAGCGATCGCGAGCTGCTGGAGAAAGTCGGCGGACAAAGCAAGATCGTGCAGCTTTGCGATCGCACGGTCAGCGCCATTAATGTTGACTATTACGCCCAGCTCGTCGCGGAAAAATACATGCGCCGTCGTCTGGCGGAAGCGGGTCGGGAAACTGTCAATATTAGCTACGACACCAGTGTCGAACTGCCCCAAGCGCTCGATTTAGCCGAGCAAAAAATATTTGCCGTCACTCAATCGCGCGCGCAGCAGGGGCTGACCCTGGCTGGTGACATCCTCACTAAAACTTTCCAAGAGCTAGAAAATCGCTATAACCTCAGTACTTCCGGCACCAACTATCCTGGTCTGGCTACTGGTTTTTACGATCTCGATTCCATGACTCAGGGCTTTCAGCGCTCCGATTTGATCATCATTGCGGGCAGGCCATCGATGGGCAAGTGTTTGGTTGCAGATAGCGAAATTGTCCTGGCTGATGGTAGCATCGCCAGGATCGCCGATCTTTACCACCGCCGTCAAGCGGAGTTATTTACGCTCAAACCTAACTGGCGGTTTGGGCTTACCCAGCCTTCTGCCTATGTCGATGATGGTATTAAGCCTGCTTTCCGCGTTACCACCAGGTTGGGTAGGTGTATCGCATCAACGCTGACTCACCCTTACTTAACTATTAATGGATGGAGAGCGTTGTCTGACCTGCGATCCGGTGACAAAATTGCTGTACCGCGCAGGCTAGCGATATTTGGTCAAGAGCGACTGCGAGAATGCGAAGTTAAATTACTGGGCTATTTGCTAGGGGATGGCTGCTTAACTGATACCACTCCAGAATTTACTAATACTAATCCTCTCCTACTACAGGATTTTACGAATGCTGTACGGGAATTTGCCAAGCTAAAAGTTCGCTTAGATGAATCAAATAGCACCCGTGCAACTAGTTTATGCGTCTCTGTCGATCTCCGAGGACAGCCAAATTACCTCACGATCTGGCTCCGAAAACTAGGGCTATGGGGCAAAAATTCTCATGCTAAGTTCGTGCCGGAAATTATATTCAAACTGGAGCGATCGCAACTTGCTCTCTTTCTAAACCGCCTATTTGCCACTGATGGCTGGGCTTGCGTTCTGGCTAGCGGTCAGTCACAACTAGGCTATGCTTCAGTCAGTGAAAAGCTAGCACGTCAGATTCAGCATTTACTCCTCAGGTTTGGAATTGTGGCGCGGCTGAAAAAGCGGGCGGTAAAGTACAAATCCCAGCTAAATCAGGCATGGCAACTTGATATCACCGATGCAATTTCAATTAAAACTTTTATCTCTGAAATAGGTATCTTCGGCAAAGAGGCAAATTTAGAGAAAGTACAGGATGCCTTAGGCGATCGCAAATATCAAACGAACTGCGATCTAATCCCAATCGGAATTTGGGAACAAATTGCAGTTGCTAAAGGCAAGGAATCATGGATAAATCTGGCACGTCGCGCTGGTATTAGAGGTGAATCCAACATTCATGTTGGGGTACGCGCTCCTACTCGCGATCGTTTGTTGACACTTGCGATGGCTTTAGAAAATGACGAATTGCAGAACCTTGCAGTTAGTGATATTTATTGGGATGAAATTGTTGAGATTGAACCTGTGGGGATGAAACAGGTCTACGATCTGACAATTCCTGAAACCCATAATTTTGTTGCTAACGATATTTGCGTCCACAACACGGCATTTAGTTTGGCTACCGCCTATAAAATGGCGAGTTTACACAAACTGCCCGTAGCGATCTTTAGTCTGGAAATGTCGAAGGAGCAGCTCGTCTATCGTTTGTTGGCGAATGCTTCGAAGATCGATAGCAGTCGGTTGCGATCTGGGCAAATTAGCGAACATGAATGGGGCACGATCGCCAATGCGATCGGCACTCTTTCCGATCTGCCAATTTTTATTGACGATGCCGCCAATCCATCGATTATGGAGTTGCGCTCTAAAGCCCGCAGATTGCAGTCCGAAAAAGGCGGCGCGCTCGGTCTCATTTTGATCGATTATTTGCAATTAATGGAGGGTTCCGGCTCCGACAACCGCGTGCAGGAGTTATCTCGCATCACGCGATCGCTCAAAGGTTTAGCACGGGAGCTACAGGTACCCGTAATTGCGCTTTCGCAACTCAGTCGCGGCGTAGAAGCTAGAACCAACAAGCGCCCCATGCTCTCCGATCTAAGAGAATCAGGTTGCGTGAGTGGAGATACCCTGATTGCTCTGGCGGACAGTAGCGCTCGAGTGCCAATTCGAGATTTAGTCGATCGCTCTGGCTTTGCTGTTTGGGCGATCGATGAAACCAGCTTGAAGTTAGAAAAAGCTATTGTTAGTAAAGCTTTTTGTACTGGCATTAAGCCTGTCTACACGCTTACAACTCGACTGGGTAGGAATGTTAAAGCGACTGGCAATCACAGATTTTTGACAATTCATGGCTGGAAGCGCTTAGACGAATTGCAACTTGGCGATCGCCTGGCTCTACCCCGCCATATTCCTAGCTCTACCCTGCAACTTATGAGCGATAGCGAACTCGCTCTACTTGGTCATTTAATCGGCGATGGCTGCACCCTCCCCCGTCATTCTATTCAGTACACTACTAAAGAGCATGACTTGGCAGAAATTGTGCAAAACTTAGCAATTCAAGTATTTGGAGATGCTATTGAACCTCGCATTAAGTTTGAGCGAAATTGGTATCAAGTCTATCTATCTGCTAGTTATCACTTAACTCATAACGTTAAAAACCCTATTGCCAAATGGTTAGAAAACCTAGGAGTTTTTGGACTTAGATCCCACGAAAAATTTGTTCCCAGTCAAGTATTCGAGCAACCTCAAGAAGCGATCGCAATTTTCTTGCGTCACTTGTGGAGTACAGATGGTTGTATCAGACTGAGCAAGAATAGAAATTACTTTTCGATCTATTATTCTTCTAGCAGCGCAAGGCTAGCAAGTGATGTGCAGTCGCTATTACTACATCTTGGCATCAATGCCAGAATTGGAATACTTTCACAAAAAGACAAGGGGAGAGATCAATATCAGGTAGCTATAAGTGGTAAAACAGACGCATCAAAATTCATCGATTTGATTGGAGCTGTCGGGAAATACAAACAGGCAAGCTTACAAGAAATCTCTAATTACATTAGAAGTAAGTTTGAAAATACGAATAGAGATGTCATACCAAATGATATTTGGCAGATATATGCCATACCGGCTATGCAAAACAATAATCTTACACAACGCCAAATGCAGGCTCAACTAGGGAATGCATATTGCGGAACCAGTCTTTATCGACAAAATACGAGCAGGGAGAGGGCAACAAGACTGGCTGAAGTTGTTAAATCTGAGGCAATAGCCAGGTTAGCAACCAGTGACATTTATTGGGATGAGATCCTATCTATAGAACCTGATGGTGAGGAAGCAGTCTACGATCTTACGGTTGAGAGACTGCATAATTTCATTGGCAACAATATTGTTCTGCATAACTCGATCGAACAGGATGCAGATTTAGTGATTAACTTGTATCGCGATGAATATTACAACCCCGATAGTGCCGATCGCGGCGTGGCGGAGGTTATTATTGCTAAACACAGAAATGGCCCCGTCGGCACCGTGAAATTACTATTCGAGCCGCGATTTACATGGTTTGAGAATATGGCAACGTCAACACAAAGATAA
- a CDS encoding FAD-dependent oxidoreductase yields MAVDYDLAIIGNGEKAVLLAQRAAQLKARVALVTEASALEFEHLLACLGQMLRDRTPPEQFPQAIARTQQDLYAYNRLEFLQALGVDVILGTGQFSDRATFTTAAPSSRDIRARAFAIAGDRPPQLRQIMGLDEIAPLTYEHLLHLDKLPKQVAVIGGRAIDCTIAQILCRLGYQVALFTDGPHILADLDVEIARILQAQLEVDGAKIYTSTRITAVTKLERSTYQVWAGDLTFRYEQILLPSWHLNYLQAPYDRWENQLNLARAGISFSVGEIRVNRKRQTTNRRIYICQHRTDIHTILTNTLFLPIAKVAKQDRAMVPQAIAMSPPNASVGMNEIEARLQYGQDLYVLHQTDGENPGSYKLLCRHNGKIVGAHAVGSNAISLIETVAIAMHSKLNIYQLSRLSDAVPSPIAQLAVKLDEQIYSRNLRKQRWLERWFNWRRQWDIRSPDLAQQA; encoded by the coding sequence ATGGCTGTCGATTACGATCTGGCGATTATTGGTAATGGTGAAAAAGCTGTGTTGTTGGCACAGCGAGCCGCGCAACTCAAGGCAAGAGTCGCATTAGTGACTGAAGCCAGCGCTCTCGAATTCGAGCATCTCCTGGCTTGCTTGGGGCAAATGTTGCGCGATCGCACGCCGCCCGAGCAATTTCCTCAAGCGATCGCCCGCACTCAGCAAGACCTGTATGCCTACAATCGACTGGAATTCTTACAGGCACTAGGTGTGGATGTAATTTTGGGAACGGGACAATTTAGCGATCGCGCTACCTTTACCACCGCCGCTCCATCATCGCGAGACATCCGGGCGCGAGCTTTTGCGATCGCTGGCGATCGCCCGCCGCAATTACGTCAGATTATGGGATTGGATGAGATTGCGCCATTAACCTACGAGCATTTGCTGCATCTGGATAAATTACCAAAACAAGTAGCTGTCATTGGTGGTAGAGCGATCGATTGCACGATCGCCCAAATCCTCTGTCGCCTGGGATATCAGGTTGCTCTATTCACAGATGGCCCCCATATCCTGGCCGATCTGGATGTGGAGATTGCCAGAATCTTACAGGCACAATTGGAAGTTGATGGAGCAAAGATTTACACCTCTACGCGCATTACCGCCGTTACCAAGCTAGAGCGCTCTACCTATCAGGTGTGGGCGGGCGATCTTACCTTTCGCTACGAACAGATTCTACTGCCCTCATGGCATCTCAACTATCTGCAAGCTCCCTACGATCGTTGGGAAAATCAGCTCAATCTGGCGCGTGCGGGCATCTCTTTTTCAGTGGGCGAGATCCGCGTAAATCGCAAGCGACAAACTACAAATCGTCGCATCTATATTTGCCAACATCGCACGGATATACATACCATTCTCACAAATACCCTATTTCTGCCCATCGCCAAAGTTGCAAAACAAGATCGAGCAATGGTACCGCAGGCGATCGCCATGTCACCCCCCAATGCCAGTGTAGGCATGAATGAAATTGAGGCAAGATTGCAATACGGTCAGGATTTATATGTTTTACACCAGACTGATGGAGAAAATCCTGGATCGTACAAGTTGCTCTGTCGGCACAATGGCAAAATTGTCGGAGCGCATGCGGTTGGGAGTAATGCGATTTCTCTGATTGAAACAGTTGCGATCGCCATGCACTCAAAACTAAATATCTACCAACTATCGCGCCTGTCGGATGCAGTACCAAGCCCGATCGCCCAATTGGCAGTCAAACTAGACGAACAGATTTACAGCCGCAATCTCCGCAAACAAAGATGGCTAGAGAGATGGTTTAACTGGCGGCGACAATGGGATATTCGATCGCCAGACCTAGCTCAGCAAGCTTAA
- a CDS encoding response regulator gives MSNMTSGASKARSISVWQEDREGTIFTDSQSLAKGSPLKILDELCRDRVTGLVRLNSDRISWIVRLENGMVTYVNNSAEPFERLLGNLSRLRLEVPCLTKELFSELRSMFKHVSHPINQDTGNPSFQTNDYSALCWLVTHQYLTDDRASLVIQGLVLESIEPLFWLEEVSYEYISQIGSPLTLCRLDFTNLAMQCFQRLTYWQLLSPHIQSVYQRPYFFGPTEQQKKLLPELQLHQKFSSILHGFSFRHLATLLKKDELKLAASLIPFITEEIIVLRDPEEPFDRLPKIPSTIPHAFQEFALRLINGGRGEENSDREEPLTPELDTAIGQTPTYKVVCVDDSPAVLREIHRFLDDNDFEVFSFEDPRKAMVQIQKIKPDLILLDIMMPQINGHDLCKFLRKNPALKQTPIVMITGNLMDRAKASLAGATDYLPKPFSQAELLRKTLSLLS, from the coding sequence ATGTCTAACATGACTTCAGGAGCTTCCAAAGCTCGTTCTATTTCAGTGTGGCAGGAAGATCGTGAGGGAACCATCTTTACGGATAGTCAGAGTCTGGCTAAGGGTTCTCCTCTAAAAATTTTAGACGAGCTTTGTCGCGATCGAGTAACTGGGCTGGTTCGCTTAAACAGCGATCGGATTAGTTGGATCGTGCGGTTAGAGAATGGCATGGTGACCTATGTCAATAATTCAGCTGAACCATTTGAGCGCCTGCTTGGTAATTTATCTCGTTTGAGATTGGAAGTTCCATGTTTAACTAAGGAACTGTTTTCTGAGCTACGCTCCATGTTTAAGCATGTTTCCCATCCTATTAACCAGGATACTGGCAATCCCAGCTTCCAAACTAATGATTATTCAGCCCTGTGCTGGTTAGTAACTCATCAATATCTCACGGATGATCGCGCATCTTTAGTTATTCAAGGCTTAGTATTAGAATCCATCGAGCCTCTATTTTGGTTAGAAGAAGTCAGCTATGAATATATTAGCCAGATTGGTAGTCCACTCACGCTTTGCAGGCTAGATTTCACCAACCTGGCAATGCAATGCTTCCAAAGATTGACTTATTGGCAGCTACTCTCACCTCACATCCAGTCAGTATATCAACGTCCCTACTTTTTTGGGCCAACCGAGCAGCAAAAGAAGCTACTGCCCGAGCTACAGTTGCATCAAAAATTTAGCTCCATTCTGCATGGCTTTAGCTTTAGACATCTAGCTACCTTGTTGAAAAAAGACGAACTGAAACTAGCTGCCAGTTTAATACCTTTCATTACTGAGGAAATAATAGTTTTAAGGGATCCCGAAGAACCTTTCGATCGCCTACCCAAAATCCCATCTACTATCCCACATGCATTCCAAGAATTTGCACTTCGGTTGATTAATGGTGGTCGAGGTGAAGAGAATAGCGATCGCGAAGAACCCCTGACACCAGAGTTAGATACTGCGATCGGTCAAACTCCTACGTATAAGGTTGTTTGTGTAGACGACAGCCCCGCAGTACTTAGAGAGATCCATCGCTTCCTAGATGATAACGATTTTGAGGTATTTTCATTTGAAGATCCGCGCAAAGCGATGGTACAAATTCAAAAGATTAAGCCCGACCTCATTTTGCTAGACATAATGATGCCTCAGATTAATGGTCACGATCTTTGCAAGTTTCTACGCAAGAATCCTGCCTTAAAGCAGACACCCATTGTGATGATTACGGGGAATCTGATGGATCGCGCTAAGGCAAGTCTAGCTGGTGCTACGGATTATCTGCCGAAGCCTTTTAGCCAGGCTGAACTGTTACGAAAGACTTTAAGCTTGCTGAGCTAG
- a CDS encoding sensor histidine kinase, whose protein sequence is MLTRYGRKIYRIKYWLLRYLKQLPLQISLPIGISIVTILGTVTVVGYVHWEMQILMHASQTHSSSARIAEMNKRISQASALAIIGTSVGSFFYTKSILALRRVDRISTESVPESNPQVSSKTLPDRLKTMDNADRNADNRISRLQEQQQQLIDIISHELRTPLTVVYGYLQSALRRSNNLTSAQRKGLEIATQETDRTIKLLQELLEQGRLDNDYTDFDWENLDLNILVMEVVEMVRDSPMPMPSITLEVFNSPITIAGDRTRLKQAVMWIIDYMLDRSNPQSDISIGLDLKGNRAILQISDRSRDIPLEEQANLFDRFYRINVARPAAASGGDRSLATAKMSIEGMNGTIAVRSRCGEGSTFTISLPAVV, encoded by the coding sequence ATGTTGACAAGGTATGGGAGAAAAATTTATCGGATTAAATATTGGTTGCTCCGTTACCTTAAACAGCTACCATTACAGATTTCATTGCCAATAGGGATATCGATCGTTACTATTTTAGGAACGGTAACTGTGGTTGGCTACGTTCACTGGGAAATGCAAATCCTGATGCATGCAAGTCAGACACATAGTTCATCTGCTAGAATAGCGGAGATGAACAAAAGGATCTCCCAAGCTAGCGCGCTTGCGATAATTGGTACGAGCGTAGGGAGCTTTTTCTATACCAAGTCAATACTAGCACTTCGCAGGGTCGATCGGATATCGACTGAATCAGTGCCGGAATCCAATCCCCAAGTTAGCTCAAAAACCTTACCGGATCGGCTAAAAACAATGGATAATGCCGATCGCAATGCTGACAATCGCATCTCCAGACTGCAAGAGCAACAGCAGCAGTTAATCGATATTATTTCCCATGAACTACGAACTCCACTCACAGTTGTGTATGGCTATCTACAAAGTGCATTACGACGCAGCAATAATCTTACCTCCGCTCAACGCAAAGGCTTAGAGATTGCGACGCAGGAAACAGATCGTACAATAAAATTACTCCAGGAATTATTAGAACAGGGACGGTTAGATAATGACTATACCGACTTCGATTGGGAAAATCTCGATCTGAATATATTAGTTATGGAGGTGGTAGAGATGGTGCGCGACTCACCGATGCCGATGCCGAGTATTACGCTTGAGGTATTTAACTCGCCAATTACGATCGCGGGTGATCGCACGAGACTCAAGCAGGCAGTCATGTGGATAATCGATTACATGCTCGATCGGTCTAACCCACAATCCGATATCTCGATCGGGCTGGATCTGAAAGGCAATCGAGCTATCCTCCAAATTAGCGATCGCAGTCGCGATATTCCATTAGAAGAACAGGCGAACCTGTTTGACCGCTTTTACCGCATCAATGTTGCTCGACCTGCTGCCGCCTCTGGCGGCGATCGCAGTTTGGCAACAGCTAAAATGTCGATTGAGGGAATGAACGGAACGATTGCAGTGCGATCGCGTTGCGGTGAAGGCAGTACGTTCACAATTAGTTTACCAGCCGTAGTTTAG
- a CDS encoding chlorophyll a/b-binding protein, protein MTTNIATNSTTSTTINKINLDELNVNPSGQGVFGFSNFAEIWNGRMAMLGFLAALASEVVTGKGILGQIGINTTGGGILVALFLTGFTVATTLGYYAVKLNQVKGNEPKNQ, encoded by the coding sequence ATGACCACCAATATTGCTACTAACTCAACCACCAGCACAACCATCAACAAGATTAATCTGGACGAACTCAACGTCAATCCATCCGGTCAGGGCGTATTTGGTTTCAGTAACTTTGCCGAAATCTGGAACGGTCGGATGGCCATGCTTGGATTCCTGGCAGCACTAGCTAGCGAAGTAGTAACTGGCAAGGGAATTTTGGGGCAAATTGGTATTAACACCACAGGTGGCGGCATTTTAGTCGCCTTGTTCCTCACTGGCTTCACCGTTGCCACTACGCTTGGCTACTATGCCGTGAAACTCAACCAAGTTAAGGGCAATGAGCCAAAGAATCAATAG
- a CDS encoding ABC transporter substrate-binding protein has translation MQRRQVIWGLGAVTLGLGSGGCSLFADPQRLRIVGLSGSIPSKIVEQFEKKFGKPVEFVAARTPPELWKALQEINKSQDANNIPDVMSLSDGWLNMAIDQSLIRPFSEQELAQIPQWQNLDVKWKNSVTRDRQILKKLAPSDLAEIVQSPQPLDRKWQSLLTREPQKVWAVPYRWGTTVIAYRTDKIPFEITSWADLWRPELRQKLSLPDDAREVIGIALKKLGKAYQTADLNAVQSLESELTALNAQTRFYSSDTYLQPLMIEDTWVAVGWSQDMRRALQQEPQIKVVVPKEGTALWADLWVLPKQKLLQETRPQNLDFVRQWIDFCLQPEIAAQITALTDGTTPITDLAKIPASVKANPLKFPQPEAIANSETLLPLSPETTAQYERLWRKIRWGLG, from the coding sequence ATGCAACGACGACAGGTGATATGGGGCTTAGGGGCTGTAACTTTGGGTTTAGGCAGCGGTGGATGCAGTCTATTTGCCGACCCGCAGCGACTGAGAATTGTGGGCTTGTCCGGCTCCATACCCAGCAAGATCGTCGAACAATTTGAGAAAAAATTTGGTAAGCCCGTCGAATTTGTCGCTGCCAGAACTCCACCCGAACTGTGGAAAGCACTCCAGGAAATTAATAAAAGCCAGGATGCCAATAATATTCCCGATGTCATGAGCTTGAGCGACGGTTGGCTCAACATGGCAATCGACCAATCGCTGATCCGACCGTTTTCAGAACAAGAACTAGCCCAGATTCCCCAATGGCAAAATCTCGATGTCAAATGGAAAAATAGCGTCACCCGCGATCGCCAGATCTTAAAAAAGCTGGCACCATCCGACCTGGCCGAAATTGTCCAGTCACCCCAACCCCTGGATCGGAAATGGCAAAGCCTGCTTACCCGCGAACCTCAAAAAGTATGGGCCGTGCCGTACCGTTGGGGCACGACCGTAATTGCCTATCGTACCGATAAGATCCCCTTTGAAATTACCAGTTGGGCAGACCTGTGGCGACCGGAGCTGCGGCAAAAGCTGAGTTTGCCAGACGATGCCCGCGAGGTAATTGGCATCGCGCTCAAGAAACTCGGTAAAGCCTATCAAACTGCCGATCTAAATGCGGTACAAAGTTTGGAGTCCGAGTTAACCGCACTCAATGCCCAAACGCGCTTCTATTCCTCCGATACTTACCTCCAACCCCTCATGATTGAGGATACCTGGGTGGCGGTGGGTTGGTCGCAGGATATGCGCCGTGCCTTGCAACAAGAACCACAAATTAAAGTAGTTGTCCCCAAGGAAGGGACTGCGCTCTGGGCCGATCTATGGGTATTGCCCAAGCAAAAGCTGTTGCAGGAAACGCGACCGCAAAACCTTGACTTTGTGCGCCAGTGGATTGACTTTTGCTTGCAACCAGAAATTGCGGCTCAGATTACCGCGCTTACGGATGGCACCACGCCAATTACAGATTTAGCCAAAATACCTGCTAGCGTCAAAGCTAATCCGCTAAAATTTCCGCAGCCCGAGGCGATCGCCAACAGCGAAACCCTCCTGCCCCTCTCCCCAGAAACTACGGCGCAATACGAACGGTTATGGCGTAAAATTCGTTGGGGGTTGGGATAG
- a CDS encoding response regulator transcription factor: MTSHILLVEDEVKLARFVELELSCEGYRISVAHDGLTGLMMARESSPDLLVLDWMLPGLTGLEVCRRLRATGSDVPVILLTAKDEISDRVAGLDAGADDYVVKPFSIEELLARIRAHLRRTHEPDRDILEFEDLTLNRRTRMVHRGEREIELTAKEFDLLEYLMTNPRQVMTRDQILEKVWGYDFMGDSNIIEVYIRYLRLKLEANNEKRLVHTVRSVGYVLRT, from the coding sequence ATGACCAGTCATATTCTCTTAGTTGAAGACGAAGTTAAACTCGCTCGATTTGTCGAACTAGAGTTAAGCTGTGAGGGATACCGCATCAGCGTCGCTCACGATGGGTTAACGGGGCTGATGATGGCACGAGAATCATCTCCCGATTTGCTCGTACTGGACTGGATGCTACCTGGCTTGACCGGATTAGAAGTCTGCCGTCGTTTGCGCGCTACGGGTAGCGACGTACCAGTCATTCTCTTAACCGCAAAAGATGAAATTAGCGATCGCGTTGCCGGTCTTGATGCTGGGGCTGATGATTATGTCGTGAAGCCCTTTAGCATTGAGGAACTGCTGGCGAGAATCCGCGCCCATCTACGGCGCACCCACGAACCGGATCGAGATATCTTGGAATTTGAGGACTTAACTCTGAATCGACGCACGCGCATGGTGCATCGAGGGGAAAGAGAAATCGAATTGACAGCGAAGGAGTTCGATCTGCTGGAATATTTAATGACAAATCCGCGCCAGGTCATGACCCGCGACCAAATTTTAGAGAAAGTTTGGGGATATGACTTTATGGGCGACTCCAATATCATCGAAGTCTATATCCGCTATTTGCGCCTCAAGTTGGAAGCAAATAATGAGAAGCGCCTGGTTCACACCGTTCGCAGCGTTGGATACGTACTGCGGACTTGA